One Prunus dulcis chromosome 8, ALMONDv2, whole genome shotgun sequence DNA window includes the following coding sequences:
- the LOC117637672 gene encoding protein NRT1/ PTR FAMILY 4.2, whose protein sequence is MSIERDQNVFNQKESDDQFVDWKGRKANPGKHGGITAAAFACVVEVFTNMVFLANAINFITYFNKSMHYPHATSANMVTNFMGTSFLLSVLGGFIGDSIFTRFTTFIVFCTIELLGLILLTIQAQNPQFLPALNEKPSQSEAAILYTGLYSMAVGVGGINASLPAHGADQLDHGNQRLISAFFNWFFFSLCLGGLISCTVMVWVEENEGWNWSFTITAIVLSLALSIFISGSPFYRHKLPGGSALTRIIKVLASAARNCKASPEERVENQYAVSAINPNRVDGKSHNKFKFLDKALIDNTISEAHVEETRTFLGLLPIFASTIMMNCCLAQLQTYSVVQGVLMNRKLHNFKIPTQSLSVLPLSIMLASIPLYEKFRRILSSKKSEKIHIFQPLWRIGLGLALASGSMAVAALVEAKRREAALDNATLSVFWLAWQFLLLGVSDMLTLGGMLEFFYSEAPDSMRSMCTALSWCSTSMGYFLSSVLVSIVNSASGRFGREWLGGNDINHSRLDLFYTLLSILNTLNFLNYMYWAKQY, encoded by the exons ATGAGTATAGAGAGAGATCAAAATGTTTTCAACCAGAAAGAAAGTGATGATCAATTTGTTGACTGGAAAGGAAGAAAGGCAAATCCTGGAAAGCATGGTGGAATTACAGCTGCTGCCTTTGCATGCG TTGTTGAGGTGTTTACCAACATGGTCTTCTTAGCCAATGCCATTAACTTTATCACTTACTTCAATAAGTCAATGCATTATCCACATGCTACATCAGCAAATATGGTGACCAATTTCATGGGGACTTCTTTCTTGCTCTCCGTCCTGGGAGGCTTCATTGGTGACTCAATCTTCACAAGATTCACAACCTTTATCGTCTTCTGTACAATTGAGTTGCTG GGGCTAATCTTGCTGACAATCCAAGCTCAAAACCCGCAATTTCTACCGGCGTTGAATGAAAAGCCTTCTCAGTCTGAAGCAGCCATTTTGTACACTGGCCTTTATAGCATGGCTGTTGGTGTAGGTGGAATCAATGCCTCCTTGCCTGCCCATGGTGCTGATCAGCTTGATCACGGCAACCAGAGGCTCATCTCGGCCTTCTTCaattggtttttcttttccctctgCCTTGGGGGCCTCATAAGCTGCACTGTTATGGTTTGGGTGGAAGAGAACGAAGGCTGGAACTGGAGTTTTACTATAACAGCCATAGTCTTGAGTTTGGCACTTTCAATTTTCATCAGTGGGAGCCCATTTTATAGACACAAACTTCCTGGTGGAAGTGCATTGACAAGAATCATTAAG GTACTAGCTTCTGCTGCTCGAAACTGTAAAGCCTCACCGGAAGAGAGAGTCGAAAACCAGTATGCAGTATCTGCAATCAATCCAAACAGAGTTGATGGAAAATCCCATAACAAGTTCAA GTTCCTAGACAAGGCATTGATTGACAACACAATTAGTGAAGCTCACGTTGAGGAAACAAGAACTTTTCTTGGCCTTCTACCAATCTTTGCAAGCACAATCATGATGAACTGTTGCCTAGCACAACTTCAGACATACTCAGTGGTGCAAGGGGTCCTAATGAACCGAAAACTACACAATTTCAAAATCCCAACTCAGTCACTAAGTGTGCTCCCCCTCTCCATTATGCTTGCTTCTATTCCCTTATACGAAAAATTCCGACGAATCTTAAGTTCCaagaaatcagaaaaaatcCACATTTTCCAACCACTTTGGAGGATAGGCCTGGGGCTAGCTCTTGCATCAGGATCAATGGCTGTAGCTGCCCTAGTCGAAGCTAAGAGGCGCGAGGCGGCTCTGGACAATGCCACATTGTCTGTGTTCTGGCTTGCCTGGCAGTTCCTGTTGCTTGGAGTCTCAGACATGCTCACACTTGGAGGCATGCTTGAGTTCTTTTACTCAGAGGCACCTGATAGCATGAGAAGCATGTGCACTGCCTTGTCATGGTGCTCAACTTCCATGGGCTACTTTTTGAGCTCTGTGCTGGTGTCCATAGTAAATTCAGCCAGTGGAAGATTTGGAAGAGAATGGCTTGGAGGAAATGACATAAATCACTCACGTTTGGATCTTTTTTACACCCTTCTCAGCATTCTCAACACCCTCAATTTCCTCAACTACATGTATTGGGCTAAGCAGTACTAA
- the LOC117637262 gene encoding serine/threonine-protein kinase OXI1-like: protein MDDQNDGIVTPSLDFQRLRVISALGRGAKGVVFLVEDEEAAEFMALKVISKDLIERRSKEPKSDGSEYRRVCFEQQVLRRFNHPLLPKLHGVLDTEKLVGYAIDYCPGRDLNCLRKRQTERMFSDDVIRFYAAELVLVLEYLHGLGVVYRDLKPENIMIQENGHIMLVDFDLSTKLSPMKNAQSVRISSNSTAESSAVQKKRCSPFQRFCNKGISPDDSVSPPERSLNSGKPGSDSSEKSNSFVGTEEYVAPEIVSGSGHDFGVDWWSLGVLLYEMLYGATPFRGSNRKETFYRILTKEPELTGETTALRDLISKLLEKDPKQRIGPGEIKGHDYFRGVEWDLILRVLRPPYIPEIATDGTDGIKKNIDMETVVQGIFGGEDGGANKGNENDENKNNNEKQNVNKREWVEGLNHNPTQENAFLVF from the exons ATGGACGACCAAAACGACGGCATCGTGACTCCCAGCTTGGATTTCCAGCGCCTCAGAGTGATCTCGGCGCTGGGGCGGGGGGCCAAGGGCGTGGTGTTTCTGGTGGAGGACGAGGAGGCGGCGGAGTTCATGGCGTTGAAGGTGATTTCCAAAGACTTGATCGAGAGGCGGAGCAAGGAGCCGAAGAGCGACGGCAGCGAGTACCGAAGAGTCTGCTTCGAGCAGCAAGTGCTGCGTCGTTTCAACCATCCGCTTCTCCCCAAACTGCATGGCGTTTTGGACACTGAGAAGCTCGTCGGCTACGCCATTGATTACTGCCCCGGCCGCGATCTCAATTGCCTCAGAAAACGACAAACCGAGCGGATGTTCTCGGATGATGTCATCAG aTTTTACGCGGCGGAATTGGTTCTGGTGTTGGAGTATTTGCATGGATTGGGAGTGGTTTACAGAGATTTGAAGCCGGAGAACATTATGATCCAAGAAAACGGCCACATTATGCTCGTCGATTTCGATCTCTCCACCAAGCTCTCGCCGATGAAGAATGCTCAATCGGTTCGGATCAGTTCAAACTCCACAGCTGAATCCAGCGCGGTCCAGAAGAAGCGGTGCTCGCCATTCCAACGGTTCTGCAACAAGGGGATTTCGCCGGACGACTCTGTCTCGCCCCCCGAACGCAGTTTAAACTCGGGCAAACCCGGTTCGGACTCCTCCGAGAAGTCGAACTCGTTCGTCGGAACCGAGGAGTACGTGGCGCCCGAAATCGTTTCGGGCAGCGGCCACGATTTCGGCGTCGATTGGTGGTCCCTTGGGGTGCTTCTTTATGAAATGTTATACGGTGCGACGCCGTTTAGGGGGTCGAATAGAAAAGAGACGTTTTATCGGATACTGACGAAGGAACCTGAGCTGACAGGTGAAACGACGGCGTTGAGGGACTTGATTTCGAAGTTGCTGGAGAAGGATCCGAAACAGAGAATCGGGCCGGGTGAAATCAAGGGCCACGATTACTTTAGAGGGGTCGAGTGGGATTTGATTTTGCGAGTCTTGAGGCCGCCGTACATTCCCGAAATTGCGACTGACGGTACGGATggaattaagaaaaatattgacATGGAGACGGTTGTGCAAGGAATATTCGGAGGTGAAGATGGTGGGGCGAATAAAGGGAATGAGAACGATGagaataagaataataatgAGAAgcaaaatgtaaataaaagaGAATGGGTGGAGGGATTGAATCACAACCCCACCCAAGAAAATgcatttttggttttctaa
- the LOC117637309 gene encoding auxin-induced in root cultures protein 12-like, with amino-acid sequence MASSLHPVLLVSVSWISLLALLISPAQAATCTSQTFKNNKLYAHCSDLPFLSSYLHWTYNASNSSLSVAFVAKPAKSDGWVAWAINPTATKMAGAQTLLAYKTENGAPAVNTLNISSYSSIVPGKLSFDVWDVSAEFSNDTFTIFATVKVPKDAASVNQVWQVGSAVNKTSGFPEKHDVAPPNLKSFDTLPLGANSTTGTPAGTNTTTNSTGGGGSGALRIGSGGNMVLFSVSLLVLGALIAL; translated from the coding sequence ATGGCTTCCTCTCTTCATCCCGTTCTTCTTGTCTCAGTCTCGTGGATCTCCCTCCTGGCTCTGCTAATCTCACCCGCGCAAGCAGCCACCTGCACCTCACAGACATTCAAGAACAACAAGCTCTACGCCCACTGCAGCGACCTCCCCTTCCTCAGCTCCTACCTCCACTGGACCTACAATGCCTCCAACTCCTCTCTCTCCGTCGCCTTCGTGGCGAAGCCGGCCAAATCTGACGGCTGGGTCGCGTGGGCCATCAACCCCACCGCGACCAAGATGGCTGGGGCCCAGACCCTCTTAGCCTACAAGACCGAGAACGGGGCACCAGCCGTCAACACATTGAACATCTCCTCGTACAGCTCCATCGTGCCGGGAAAACTCTCGTTCGACGTCTGGGACGTCAGCGCGGAGTTTTCCAACGACACCTTCACGATCTTCGCCACCGTCAAGGTCCCGAAGGACGCGGCATCCGTGAACCAGGTCTGGCAGGTGGGCTCCGCCGTCAACAAGACCTCCGGTTTCCCCGAGAAGCATGACGTCGCCCCACCCAATCTCAAGTCGTTTGACACCTTGCCCTTGGGGGCCAATTCCACTACGGGCACTCCCGCTGGTACTAATACCACTACCAATAGcactggtggtggtggtagcgGAGCCTTGAGGATTGGGAGTGGAGGAAACATGGTATTGTTCTCTGTTTCGCTTTTGGTTCTTGGAGCTCTCATTGCTCTctaa
- the LOC117638091 gene encoding 60S ribosomal protein L32-1-like produces MAVPLLKKQIVKKRTKHFKRPQSDRKICVKESWRRPKGIDSRVRRKFKGCALMPNIGYGSDKKTRHFLPNKFKKFVVHNVKEVEILMMHNRTYCAEIAHNISTKKRKEIVERAAQLDVVVTNKLARLRSQEDE; encoded by the exons ATGGCTGTCCCTTTGCTGAAGAAGCAAATTGTGAAGAAGCGTACCAAGCACTTCAAGAGGCCCCAAAGTGACAGGAAGATATGCGTCAAG GAAAGCTGGAGAAGGCCCAAGGGTATTGATTCACGTGTCAGGCGAAAGTTTAAGGGATGTGCCTTGATGCCCAACATTGGCTATGGTTCAGACAAGAAGACTCGCCACTTTCTCCCTAATAAGTTCAAGAAATTCGTTGTGCACAATGTCAAAGAGGTTGAAATCCTAATGATGCACAACAG GACTTACTGTGCTGAGATTGCACACAATATTTccaccaaaaagagaaaggagatCGTCGAGCGTGCAGCGCAGTTGGATGTTGTTGTTACCAACAAACTTGCCAGGCTGCGCAGCCAGGAGGATGAGTGA